In a single window of the Notamacropus eugenii isolate mMacEug1 chromosome 4, mMacEug1.pri_v2, whole genome shotgun sequence genome:
- the MC4R gene encoding melanocortin receptor 4, with product MNSTHHELSYHGMHPSLRFWNHSYVLHSSANDSLSKGYLDRGCYEQLFVSPEVFVTLGIISLLENILVIVAIAKNKNLHSPMYFFICSLAVADMLVSVSNGSETIVITLLNSTDTDAQSFTVNIDNVIDSVICSSLLASICSLLSIAVDRYFTIFYALQYHNIMTVRRVGIIITCIWAACTVSGILFIIYSDSSAVIICLISMFFTMLALMASLYVHMFLMARLHIKRIAVLPGTGAIRQGANMKGAITLTILIGVFVVCWAPFFLHLIFYISCPQNPYCVCFMSHFNFYLILIMCNSIIDPLIYALRSQELRKTFKEIICCYTLGGPCDLSGRY from the coding sequence ATGAACTCCACACATCATGAACTCTCCTACCATGGAATGCACCCCTCTCTCCGCTTCTGGAACCACAGTTATGTATTGCACAGCAGTGCCAATGACTCCCTCAGCAAAGGTTACCTGGACAGGGGTTGCTACGAACAACTTTTTGTCTCTCCTGAGGTGTTTGTCACCCTGGGTATCATCAGTTTGTTGGAGAACATTCTGGTGATCGTGGCAATCGCTAAAAACAAGAATCTCCACTCCCCCATGTACTTCTTCATCTGTAGCTTGGCTGTGGCTGACATGCTGGTTAGCGTCTCCAATGGATCAGAGACTATTGTCATCACCCTGCTAAACAGCACTGACACTGATGCACAAAGTTTCACCGTAAACATTGATAATGTCATTGACTCAGTGATTTGTAGCTCTCTGCTTGCCTCTATTTGCAGCCTGCTCTCTATTGCAGTGGACAGGTACTTTACTATCTTCTATGCTCTCCAGTACCATAACATCATGACAGTTAGGAGGGTCGGGATCATCATCACTTGTATATGGGCAGcttgtacagtgtcaggcatatTGTTTATCATTTACTCAGACAGTAGTGCTGTCATTATCTGTCTCATTAGTATGTTCTTCACCATGCTAGCTCTCATGGCTTCTCTCTATGTCCACATGTTCCTGATGGCCCGACTTCACATTAAGAGGATTGCGGTTCTCCCTGGCACAGGCGCCATCCGCCAAGGGGCCAACATGAAGGGAGCTATTACTTTGACCATCCTAATTGGGGTTTTTGTGGTCTGCTGGgccccttttttcctccacctgaTTTTCTATATCTCATGTCCCCAAAATCCATACTGTGTATGTTTCATGTCCCATTTCAACTTTTATCTCATCCTCATTATGTGTAATTCCATTATTGATCCCCTTATCTATGCCCTCCGGAGTCAAGAACTAAGGAAAACTTTCAAGGAGATCATCTGTTGTTATACTCTGGGAGGTCCTTGTGATTTGTCTGGCAGATATTAA